One region of Haladaptatus cibarius D43 genomic DNA includes:
- the pyrF gene encoding orotidine-5'-phosphate decarboxylase, whose translation MNFFDRLGERIAAIDSIVSVGLDADVDRIPDHLHDHDLPRWAFNRRIIDATHEHAAAYKPNVAFYEDGDGWAALKETIAYAHGKDVPVLLDAKRGDIGNTARKYANLLDMADAITVNPYMGRDSLDPFLSREDKGVFVLCRTSNPGGTDIQDLELASGESLYEWVASLADLWNANENVGLVVGATTPDELEEVRERVPDLPFLVPGVGAQGGDAEAAATYATARGAGLVNSSRGIIFAGEDAGEDFHKASGQAAKQLKKQLNQYL comes from the coding sequence ATGAACTTCTTCGACCGCCTCGGGGAACGAATCGCGGCCATCGACAGCATCGTCTCGGTCGGACTCGACGCCGACGTAGACCGAATCCCCGACCACCTCCACGACCACGATTTGCCCCGTTGGGCGTTCAACCGCCGAATCATCGACGCGACCCACGAACACGCCGCGGCGTACAAGCCGAACGTCGCGTTTTACGAGGACGGGGACGGCTGGGCTGCGCTCAAAGAAACCATCGCGTATGCGCACGGAAAGGATGTCCCCGTCTTACTGGACGCGAAGCGAGGCGACATCGGCAACACGGCCCGGAAGTACGCGAACCTACTCGACATGGCCGACGCGATTACCGTCAATCCGTACATGGGTCGCGATTCGCTCGACCCGTTCCTCTCGCGCGAGGACAAGGGCGTGTTCGTCCTCTGTCGAACCTCGAACCCCGGCGGCACCGACATCCAAGACCTCGAACTCGCTTCCGGCGAATCGCTGTACGAGTGGGTCGCTTCGCTCGCAGACCTCTGGAACGCGAACGAAAACGTCGGACTGGTGGTCGGCGCGACGACGCCCGACGAACTGGAGGAAGTCCGTGAGCGCGTCCCCGACCTCCCGTTCCTCGTTCCCGGCGTCGGCGCACAGGGTGGCGACGCGGAAGCGGCGGCGACCTACGCCACCGCGCGCGGTGCCGGTCTGGTCAACTCCTCGCGGGGAATCATCTTCGCGGGCGAGGATGCTGGCGAGGATTTCCACAAAGCCTCCGGACAGGCGGCGAAGCAACTGAAAAAGCAGTTGAATCAGTATCTGTAG
- a CDS encoding BGTF surface domain-containing protein, translating into MVFVVILLCSTVATPIISGGIASGKSASFEDATVSDHRGDIIEITVTTNDAATVNIGSEANGFWVQANVTKGTTTLAVNTYRADENDSVSLAEGSLRGTPNAIVPSKTGPLQTGEYEMNVTVDGVRQDVGTFTVKERETRDARTMVLPADTDLSEIQSADDPAADLREAASMTDANGTIARGDQFVFALNASGLGGFVENANLADGAEDVSVTFRESNNGRNTTPKEFTGEDVTASSADRLLLDEETDTLYLISDTASHDIEVGEEYDVTFEIGADNPMVSKSEIAETSLSVVERRVSVDYTGDVMVVANETTIGSDTTLAPGTTINVSVFDKGTNPFIWHADPAPVVTDNRTFSATFDFSDLASGTEFMVELRDQEKEIRGIVAPTLEPERPETTTTTTTTTTTTTTTTTTTTTTTTTTTTTAPPTPIPTEQPISAQTVSEGGLPGFNVIVALVALLATALLVARRSR; encoded by the coding sequence GTGGTATTCGTTGTGATTCTCCTCTGTTCGACCGTTGCCACGCCGATTATTTCGGGAGGTATCGCAAGCGGAAAGAGTGCATCGTTCGAGGATGCGACGGTGAGCGACCACCGCGGCGACATTATCGAGATAACGGTGACAACGAACGACGCCGCGACGGTCAACATCGGGTCGGAAGCCAACGGATTCTGGGTGCAGGCGAACGTGACGAAAGGAACGACGACCCTCGCCGTCAACACCTACCGGGCCGACGAGAACGACTCGGTTTCGCTGGCCGAGGGAAGTCTCAGAGGTACTCCAAACGCAATCGTGCCGTCGAAAACCGGCCCGCTCCAAACCGGCGAGTACGAGATGAACGTCACGGTCGATGGCGTCAGGCAGGACGTGGGGACGTTCACGGTGAAAGAGCGCGAGACGCGCGATGCACGCACGATGGTTCTTCCCGCCGACACTGACCTTTCGGAAATCCAATCGGCGGACGACCCGGCGGCCGACCTGCGGGAGGCCGCGTCGATGACCGACGCCAACGGAACGATTGCGCGCGGCGACCAGTTCGTCTTCGCACTCAACGCCTCCGGACTCGGCGGGTTTGTCGAAAACGCAAATCTGGCTGATGGAGCCGAGGACGTATCCGTCACGTTCCGGGAGTCGAACAACGGCCGGAACACGACCCCGAAGGAGTTCACCGGCGAGGACGTAACTGCAAGCAGTGCAGACCGTCTACTGCTTGACGAAGAGACTGATACGCTCTATCTAATTTCTGACACGGCGAGCCACGACATCGAAGTCGGCGAGGAGTACGACGTGACGTTCGAAATCGGCGCGGACAACCCGATGGTTTCGAAATCCGAAATCGCGGAAACGAGCCTTTCGGTGGTCGAACGACGGGTGTCTGTCGATTACACCGGCGACGTGATGGTCGTGGCAAACGAGACGACCATCGGGAGCGACACGACGCTCGCGCCGGGCACGACCATCAACGTGAGCGTGTTCGACAAAGGAACGAACCCGTTCATCTGGCACGCAGACCCCGCGCCGGTCGTCACGGACAACCGAACGTTCAGCGCGACGTTCGATTTCAGCGACCTCGCGTCGGGCACCGAGTTCATGGTCGAACTCCGTGACCAAGAAAAGGAGATTCGCGGCATCGTCGCGCCGACGCTTGAACCGGAGAGGCCGGAGACGACGACAACCACCACGACCACGACGACAACCACCACGACGACAACCACCACGACGACAACCACCACGACAACGACGACCACCACAGCACCGCCGACACCGATTCCGACCGAACAGCCGATTTCAGCGCAGACCGTCTCGGAGGGTGGTCTGCCCGGGTTCAACGTAATCGTCGCGCTCGTGGCGCTTCTCGCCACCGCGCTCCTCGTCGCCCGCCGCTCACGATGA
- a CDS encoding HAD family hydrolase produces the protein MRVTAVGFDLDDTLAVTDRPRATLLSDATEAVSAPSLSREDYLAAHSRHLATETREPIFADLLPEESEISSETLTEAYRNAILDALTPLTGIPNMLDTLRQNYRVGLLTNGPVVAQRGKIAQLGWEPYFDTTIVTGELDAGKPDSRAFDALCSELGSPPEETVYVGDKPEMDVLGANNAGMMTVQVLYPDGPEPEPVADAYIDRDELVLGLPDLISSL, from the coding sequence ATGCGCGTGACCGCTGTGGGTTTTGACCTCGACGATACGCTTGCGGTGACTGACCGACCGCGAGCGACGCTTCTCTCGGACGCGACAGAAGCGGTGAGCGCCCCGTCGCTCTCGCGCGAAGACTATCTCGCTGCCCACAGTCGGCATCTCGCAACCGAAACGCGGGAGCCGATTTTCGCGGACTTGCTTCCGGAGGAGAGCGAAATTTCGTCCGAGACGCTGACGGAAGCCTACCGGAACGCGATTCTCGACGCGCTTACGCCGCTCACTGGTATCCCGAACATGCTCGATACGCTCCGGCAAAACTACCGCGTCGGCCTGCTCACGAACGGCCCGGTCGTCGCCCAGCGCGGAAAAATCGCACAACTCGGTTGGGAACCGTATTTCGATACGACCATCGTCACGGGCGAACTCGACGCGGGCAAACCCGACAGTCGGGCGTTCGACGCACTCTGCTCCGAACTCGGATCGCCACCGGAAGAAACCGTCTACGTCGGCGACAAGCCCGAAATGGACGTTTTGGGTGCGAACAATGCTGGAATGATGACCGTGCAAGTCCTGTATCCCGACGGCCCGGAACCGGAACCGGTGGCCGACGCCTACATCGACCGCGACGAACTCGTGTTAGGGCTTCCCGATTTGATTTCCTCACTGTAA
- a CDS encoding J domain-containing protein: protein MLRSRLLLGLSAVFAGITVSLTILGLWYNLFLVIFAIPFGITTAILWYHATGRLQKKVEREAAYRDPNRGFGSPRGGSRRRTRQRTRGQSRSGTSSRARERARWQAREQARWDAREGDRRRATVNGSSGPSPAEAYRILGLDAGADDEAVREAYREKVKDVHPDRANGNEEAFKRVNRAYERVRSDR, encoded by the coding sequence GTGCTCAGGTCGCGCCTCTTGCTCGGTCTTTCCGCGGTTTTCGCCGGGATTACGGTTTCCCTCACCATTCTCGGGCTCTGGTACAACCTGTTTTTGGTGATCTTTGCGATACCGTTCGGTATCACGACGGCTATCCTCTGGTACCACGCGACGGGCCGACTCCAGAAGAAAGTCGAGCGAGAGGCCGCCTACCGCGACCCGAATCGTGGGTTCGGGTCGCCTCGCGGTGGGAGCCGACGGCGGACGCGACAGCGAACCCGCGGTCAGTCACGCTCGGGAACGAGTTCCCGCGCCCGGGAACGAGCGCGATGGCAGGCGCGCGAACAGGCCCGGTGGGACGCGCGGGAGGGCGACCGCAGACGGGCGACCGTCAACGGTTCGTCAGGCCCGAGTCCGGCGGAAGCCTACCGAATCCTCGGCCTCGATGCCGGTGCTGACGACGAGGCGGTTCGGGAGGCGTACCGCGAAAAGGTAAAAGACGTTCACCCAGACCGGGCCAACGGAAACGAAGAGGCGTTCAAGCGCGTCAATCGCGCATACGAACGGGTTCGGAGCGACCGCTGA
- a CDS encoding restriction endonuclease — protein MEQSQFAEFVAALWTKQGWQTQVTTKKGKSFVTLQREGAEGLIWARPATGEGVSGKELQQFVMLCKQYGVGEGAVVTSGTFSEDAAKIGSQAGVQVVDGEKLKTIIEARELHDLVGQYANGDGDGDGTAASESVDSDEDGFSLPFSLPDSVPDSLPVQPKLVAGVVVLLLGLVGAAVVAPMILGTGGQVETQDWNVTAQSTAANNSTDSLAVQWNAKRISKLDSDSLDSGDPGVYKPDEGKQFLLVTMNVTNEGNDSVGLKPEDFGVRSNGTLYGYQPLTNVTDFSPMVIEEGQTESFSTLVSIDADATDATLVVSDRAKHGGISMTFEKDSNLVVEP, from the coding sequence ATGGAACAGTCCCAGTTCGCCGAGTTCGTCGCCGCCCTTTGGACGAAACAGGGTTGGCAAACGCAGGTGACGACGAAGAAAGGAAAATCGTTTGTTACGCTTCAGCGAGAGGGCGCGGAGGGCTTAATTTGGGCGCGACCAGCGACGGGTGAGGGCGTCAGCGGCAAGGAACTCCAGCAGTTCGTCATGCTGTGCAAGCAGTACGGCGTCGGCGAGGGCGCAGTCGTCACCTCGGGGACGTTCTCCGAGGACGCGGCAAAAATCGGTTCGCAGGCGGGCGTGCAGGTGGTCGATGGCGAGAAACTAAAAACCATCATCGAAGCGCGCGAACTCCACGACCTCGTCGGGCAGTACGCGAATGGCGACGGCGATGGGGATGGAACGGCCGCGTCGGAATCGGTCGATTCCGACGAAGACGGCTTTTCCCTCCCGTTTTCGCTTCCGGATTCAGTGCCGGACTCGCTTCCCGTCCAGCCGAAACTCGTGGCCGGTGTCGTCGTGCTCCTTCTCGGACTCGTCGGGGCGGCCGTGGTCGCGCCGATGATTCTCGGAACCGGCGGGCAGGTCGAAACGCAGGACTGGAACGTGACCGCACAGTCCACGGCCGCAAACAATTCCACCGACTCGCTGGCAGTGCAATGGAACGCAAAGCGCATTTCGAAACTCGACTCGGATTCGCTCGACTCCGGCGACCCCGGCGTGTACAAACCGGACGAGGGCAAACAGTTCCTCCTCGTTACGATGAACGTCACGAACGAGGGCAACGATTCGGTCGGACTCAAACCAGAGGATTTCGGCGTTCGCTCGAACGGAACGCTCTACGGCTATCAACCGCTGACTAACGTGACCGATTTCAGCCCGATGGTCATCGAAGAGGGCCAGACGGAAAGCTTCAGTACGCTGGTTTCGATCGATGCTGACGCCACCGACGCAACTCTCGTCGTGAGTGACCGCGCGAAACACGGCGGGATTTCGATGACGTTCGAGAAGGATTCAAATTTGGTCGTCGAACCGTAA